In a genomic window of Sulfuriferula nivalis:
- a CDS encoding AEC family transporter, giving the protein MSLLVISGGVWRRYLTADQVRAIRSHIATITINLFAPALLFAAAASAHITTELLSVPALLATGILLGGGLLYLLLFRTPLGANLSKQTKTGLLLCGTFGNVLFMGYPLLHFLFGDEGARYAAFADMGAATPLLWSLGVWMAIRLGGSNVRISNPIKTWLMLPPVWSFLLGASLSLTPVDTTPLIHAARFIGQPTVPVMLLMLGLTIPWRKLVPNSAVLTVSLFKLLLLPLMTWLIARYYFGSLREAQIGAVIESSVPTMLMALGLADKYQLDVEAVALTIAWSTVLFLISLPLWLWVLI; this is encoded by the coding sequence ATGAGTTTACTGGTTATCAGTGGTGGCGTCTGGCGACGTTATTTAACCGCAGACCAGGTGCGCGCAATCCGTAGCCACATTGCGACCATCACCATCAATTTGTTTGCCCCCGCCTTGCTGTTTGCCGCCGCTGCCAGCGCCCACATCACCACCGAACTGCTTTCTGTGCCCGCCTTATTAGCCACAGGCATATTGCTAGGCGGCGGATTGCTCTACCTTTTACTATTCCGCACCCCACTTGGCGCGAACCTGAGCAAGCAAACTAAAACAGGCTTGTTACTGTGCGGTACATTTGGCAACGTGCTGTTTATGGGTTACCCACTGCTGCATTTTTTGTTTGGTGACGAAGGCGCACGCTATGCCGCATTTGCCGACATGGGTGCAGCAACACCACTGCTCTGGAGTCTGGGAGTATGGATGGCGATACGGCTAGGCGGTAGCAATGTTCGTATCAGCAATCCCATTAAAACCTGGCTGATGTTGCCACCAGTCTGGTCATTTCTGCTCGGCGCCAGTTTAAGCTTGACGCCTGTGGATACCACACCCCTCATCCACGCTGCGCGCTTTATTGGACAGCCGACTGTCCCAGTGATGCTGTTGATGCTAGGGTTAACCATTCCCTGGCGCAAGCTGGTACCAAACTCAGCCGTACTCACCGTTTCACTATTCAAACTATTACTTTTGCCATTGATGACCTGGCTCATTGCCCGCTATTACTTCGGCAGCCTGCGTGAAGCGCAAATTGGCGCGGTCATAGAATCCAGCGTCCCTACTATGTTAATGGCACTGGGTTTGGCTGACAAATATCAGCTCGACGTTGAAGCTGTCGCACTCACTATCGCCTGGAGTACCGTACTCTTCCTAATCAGCCTGCCATTATGGTTATGGGTGCTGATTTAA
- the mpl gene encoding UDP-N-acetylmuramate:L-alanyl-gamma-D-glutamyl-meso-diaminopimelate ligase: MHIHILGICGTFMGGIAAIARAAGHKVTGCDANVYPPMSDQLRALDIDLIEGFDVGQLALKPDVFVIGNVVTRGNALMEAILNQNLPYISGPQWLAENVLHDKWVLAVAGTHGKTTTTSMLAWILEDAGLNPGFLVGGIPQNFGISARLTDLPFFVIEADEYDTAFFDKRSKFVHYHPRTAILNNLEYDHADIFPDLHAIETQFHHLVRTIPSQGLVIANGTEDSLKRVIARGCWTPVEWLGSQDGWSAQGGESSFSVHFNGVKQGDVNWSLMGAHNVHNALAAIAAARHAGVSTAVACEALGKFENVKRRMEIRGVVNSITVYDDFAHHPTAITTTLAGLRNKVGDARIIAVLEPRSNTMKQGAMKDALAGSLTSADLVFCYAANLDWDVAAALAPLGKRVQVYHDMEQLVTAIVNAALPHDHILIMSNGGFGGIHQQLLNRLN, from the coding sequence ATGCACATCCACATACTCGGCATCTGCGGCACATTCATGGGTGGCATAGCGGCGATAGCCCGTGCCGCAGGACATAAAGTCACGGGCTGCGATGCCAATGTTTACCCGCCGATGTCCGACCAGTTACGTGCACTAGATATAGATTTAATAGAAGGTTTTGACGTGGGCCAGCTGGCACTCAAGCCTGACGTATTCGTCATCGGCAATGTCGTGACACGCGGCAATGCGCTGATGGAAGCTATACTGAATCAGAACCTGCCCTACATTTCAGGCCCGCAATGGCTGGCTGAAAACGTACTGCATGATAAATGGGTACTGGCTGTTGCAGGCACCCACGGCAAAACCACCACTACCTCGATGCTGGCGTGGATACTAGAAGATGCCGGCTTAAACCCCGGATTTCTGGTGGGCGGCATCCCGCAGAATTTTGGTATTTCAGCGCGCTTAACTGATTTACCGTTCTTCGTAATCGAAGCCGACGAATACGACACCGCTTTTTTCGACAAGCGCTCAAAATTCGTCCACTACCATCCGCGCACCGCCATACTCAACAATCTGGAATATGACCACGCTGATATTTTCCCTGATTTACACGCCATAGAAACCCAGTTTCATCACCTCGTGCGCACCATACCATCACAAGGACTGGTCATTGCCAATGGCACCGAAGACAGCCTCAAACGCGTCATCGCCCGCGGTTGCTGGACGCCGGTTGAATGGCTAGGCAGCCAGGATGGCTGGAGCGCACAGGGCGGCGAATCCTCTTTCAGCGTACATTTCAATGGTGTAAAACAGGGCGACGTAAACTGGTCTTTAATGGGCGCACACAACGTGCATAACGCACTCGCTGCCATTGCTGCCGCACGCCATGCGGGAGTATCTACTGCAGTAGCTTGCGAGGCCCTAGGCAAATTTGAAAACGTCAAACGCCGCATGGAAATTCGCGGTGTAGTCAACAGCATCACCGTTTATGACGACTTTGCTCATCACCCAACCGCTATTACCACCACACTGGCCGGGCTGCGTAACAAAGTTGGCGATGCCCGCATCATTGCAGTGCTCGAACCTCGATCCAACACCATGAAGCAAGGCGCAATGAAAGACGCCCTGGCTGGCAGCCTCACTAGCGCCGATCTGGTTTTCTGCTACGCCGCCAATCTGGACTGGGATGTTGCCGCCGCGCTTGCGCCATTAGGTAAACGTGTACAGGTATATCACGACATGGAGCAACTCGTTACCGCCATCGTCAATGCTGCGCTCCCGCATGACCACATACTGATCATGAGTAATGGCGGTTTTGGTGGCATACACCAACAACTGTTGAATCGATTAAATTAA
- the hemN gene encoding oxygen-independent coproporphyrinogen III oxidase: MKLSASLLEKYNQPGPRYTSYPTAPYFAESFGATDWSVELQQTQGSGRDLSLYVHIPFCDTLCYYCGCNMVATRNYTKATEYLVYLFQEITRIAEITAPDRKVRQIHWGGGTPTYLHPDDISRLIAHIRAHFNIAEGAEIGCEIDPRELTHEHVQALADSGFNRVSLGVQDLNLTVQQAVNRIQSVELIHEVYGWMRDAGIPSINMDLMVGLPHQTVASFDDTLTQIIAMSPDRLAVFNYAHVPWLKKHQTLIQESDLPDLPTRIALQQLLLDRLGLAGYVYIGMDHYAKPDDELVKAQQQQTLYRNFQGYTTHKDCDIYAFGVSAISQTDEVYVQNAKNLAEYQQRIAQGGLATERGIRISYEDRLRRDAITKLMCDLTLDKSQFEQQWNITFDVHFADALATLADMQTDGLITLTPNTLQVTESGRLFLRNIAMCFDAYLSQPDKLTPRYSRTL, encoded by the coding sequence ATGAAGCTTTCCGCATCTCTACTAGAAAAATATAACCAGCCCGGACCACGTTATACGTCGTATCCGACCGCACCCTATTTTGCAGAATCATTTGGTGCCACAGACTGGTCAGTAGAATTGCAACAAACCCAAGGCAGCGGGCGGGATTTGTCACTATACGTCCATATTCCCTTCTGCGACACGCTCTGTTACTACTGTGGTTGCAACATGGTTGCAACTCGGAATTACACCAAAGCAACCGAATATCTGGTTTATTTATTCCAGGAAATTACTCGCATCGCCGAGATAACCGCGCCTGATCGCAAAGTCCGTCAGATACACTGGGGCGGCGGCACACCTACTTATTTACATCCTGATGATATCAGCCGCTTAATAGCGCATATTCGTGCACACTTCAACATTGCAGAAGGTGCCGAAATCGGTTGCGAAATTGACCCGCGCGAACTCACCCATGAGCATGTACAAGCCTTGGCAGATAGCGGATTCAATCGTGTCAGTCTGGGCGTGCAAGACCTTAACCTCACCGTACAACAAGCCGTCAATCGCATACAGTCTGTCGAACTGATACATGAAGTTTATGGCTGGATGCGTGATGCAGGCATCCCCAGTATCAACATGGATTTAATGGTGGGTTTGCCGCATCAGACTGTGGCCAGTTTTGACGATACATTAACTCAGATTATTGCCATGTCACCCGACAGGCTGGCCGTCTTTAATTATGCCCACGTACCATGGCTAAAAAAGCACCAGACCCTGATACAGGAATCCGACTTGCCAGATTTGCCTACGCGCATTGCGCTGCAGCAATTGTTACTGGATAGACTAGGACTCGCAGGTTATGTTTATATCGGCATGGATCACTACGCAAAACCCGATGACGAGTTGGTAAAAGCCCAGCAACAGCAAACTTTGTATCGCAACTTCCAGGGCTATACTACCCATAAAGACTGCGACATTTATGCATTTGGTGTTTCCGCCATTAGCCAGACAGATGAAGTTTATGTGCAAAATGCCAAAAATCTGGCCGAATACCAACAGCGCATAGCCCAGGGTGGCTTAGCCACTGAGCGTGGCATACGCATCAGCTATGAAGACAGATTACGGCGCGATGCGATTACCAAACTGATGTGTGATTTGACGCTGGATAAATCGCAGTTTGAGCAGCAATGGAACATCACCTTTGATGTGCACTTTGCCGATGCACTGGCAACACTTGCTGACATGCAAACAGATGGCCTCATCACTCTCACACCCAACACCTTACAAGTGACAGAAAGCGGCCGCTTATTTTTGCGCAACATCGCCATGTGTTTTGATGCGTATCTATCACAACCCGACAAGCTTACACCGCGCTATTCGCGCACACTTTAA
- the cheA gene encoding chemotaxis protein CheA, producing the protein MTVDMSQFYEVFFDEAAELLAEKERLLLNIDVSAPDTEDLNAVFRTAHSIKGGASTFGFTDMTEMTHVLESLLDRIRKNEITLTAEHVDAFLAAKDVLTMLIEGHRHGAAIDHDQVKTVSDRLNRLSELGNAVASAPAVAAPVAAPVVDLTLELPLAEGMHRYHVNLPATSQRDIDTLTTELALMGEVTHATLGDGGSQFTLVTENSADDIFAVCSFVVDIDTLKITEASAAPAAAAVVDETPASADGDDEIKVEIEPMIEAATPVAAHAADAAPIPQRRESDKAATNSNAESSSIRVSIEKVDQLINLVGELVITQAMIDQRIAVLDPMVYENLLNSVNQLARNTRDLQESVMSIRMMPMDYVFSRFPRMVRDLAAKLGKKIDFITQGAATELDKGLIERIVDPLNHLVRNSVDHGIETPEVRREAGKSETGKLTLAASHQGGNIVIEVRDDGAGLNRERILKKAEQQGIPVSDNMPDDEVWQLIFAPGFSTAEVVTDVSGRGVGMDVVKRNIAAMGGTVDIRSTRGNGSTMRISLPLTLAILDGMSVKVGEEVYIVPLAYVIESLQPETVALKEVAGQGRLIKVREEYLPLIYLHEQFSIDTHCNSPEDGIVVILLVDGKKAALLVDGLVGQQQVVVKNLESNFRKVPGISGATILGDGGVSLILDVGALMRSLG; encoded by the coding sequence ATGACAGTAGACATGAGTCAATTCTATGAAGTATTTTTTGATGAAGCAGCAGAGCTGTTAGCAGAAAAAGAACGCTTATTACTCAACATAGACGTATCCGCACCGGACACAGAAGACCTCAACGCAGTATTTCGCACGGCGCACTCGATCAAAGGTGGCGCATCGACATTCGGTTTTACCGACATGACAGAAATGACTCACGTGCTGGAATCCTTGCTTGATCGTATCCGCAAAAACGAAATCACCCTGACTGCCGAACACGTAGACGCGTTTCTGGCGGCTAAAGACGTACTTACCATGCTCATAGAAGGCCACCGCCACGGCGCGGCTATTGATCATGACCAGGTCAAAACTGTCAGCGACCGCCTCAACCGCCTGTCCGAGCTCGGCAATGCCGTTGCCAGTGCGCCGGCTGTGGCTGCACCGGTTGCAGCGCCTGTTGTTGATCTGACATTAGAGCTACCACTGGCCGAAGGCATGCACCGATACCACGTCAACCTGCCCGCCACCTCGCAGCGCGACATCGACACCCTCACCACCGAGCTTGCGCTCATGGGTGAAGTCACACACGCCACACTCGGTGATGGTGGCAGCCAGTTCACCCTCGTCACCGAAAACAGTGCCGACGACATCTTCGCCGTCTGTTCATTCGTGGTCGACATCGACACCCTCAAAATCACCGAAGCCAGCGCAGCTCCTGCAGCCGCAGCGGTTGTTGACGAAACACCCGCTAGCGCAGATGGTGATGATGAAATCAAAGTTGAAATCGAGCCCATGATAGAAGCTGCAACGCCCGTTGCTGCTCACGCAGCAGACGCTGCACCTATCCCTCAGCGTCGAGAGTCAGACAAAGCTGCCACCAACAGCAATGCCGAATCCAGCTCCATCCGTGTCAGCATAGAAAAAGTCGACCAGCTCATCAACCTCGTTGGCGAACTCGTTATCACCCAGGCCATGATAGACCAGCGCATCGCTGTACTTGACCCCATGGTTTATGAGAACCTGCTCAACAGCGTTAACCAGCTTGCCCGCAACACCCGTGATCTGCAGGAATCCGTCATGTCCATCCGCATGATGCCGATGGACTACGTCTTCTCCCGCTTCCCGCGCATGGTGCGTGACCTGGCTGCCAAGCTGGGTAAGAAGATAGACTTCATCACTCAGGGCGCAGCTACCGAACTCGACAAAGGCCTCATAGAACGCATCGTCGACCCGCTCAACCACCTCGTACGTAACAGTGTCGATCATGGTATTGAAACCCCGGAAGTGCGTCGTGAAGCAGGCAAATCGGAAACCGGTAAACTGACTCTGGCTGCATCGCATCAAGGCGGCAACATCGTCATCGAAGTTCGTGATGACGGCGCAGGGCTGAACCGTGAACGTATCCTGAAAAAAGCAGAACAACAAGGCATTCCCGTTTCTGACAACATGCCTGACGACGAAGTCTGGCAACTCATCTTCGCCCCGGGCTTCTCCACCGCCGAAGTGGTTACCGACGTCTCCGGACGCGGAGTGGGCATGGACGTTGTCAAACGCAACATCGCCGCCATGGGCGGCACAGTAGACATCCGTTCTACGCGTGGCAATGGCTCCACCATGCGCATCTCCCTGCCACTCACCCTCGCCATTCTTGACGGCATGTCCGTCAAGGTTGGTGAAGAAGTCTACATCGTGCCACTGGCCTACGTCATTGAATCCTTGCAGCCTGAAACAGTGGCATTGAAAGAAGTTGCAGGACAGGGACGACTGATCAAGGTACGTGAAGAATACCTGCCACTGATCTACCTGCACGAACAGTTCTCCATTGATACCCATTGCAACTCACCAGAAGACGGCATCGTCGTCATCCTGCTAGTTGACGGCAAGAAGGCTGCGCTGCTGGTAGACGGTCTGGTCGGGCAACAGCAAGTCGTGGTTAAGAATCTGGAATCCAACTTCCGCAAAGTGCCTGGTATTTCAGGTGCCACCATCTTGGGCGACGGTGGCGTATCGTTGATTTTGGATGTGGGCGCATTAATGCGTTCATTAGGTTAA
- a CDS encoding chemotaxis protein CheW: protein MQENTLEIDKTAVVTQEFLAFTLGDEEYGIDILKVQELRGYEPPTRIANVPNFIKGVINLRGLIIPIVDMRLKFGLGDASYEDTTVVVILNFHGRIVGMVVDSVSDVTTLAPDQIRPAPAMTSSLDEEYLIGLGALDERMLILIDIEKLMASDEMGLVD, encoded by the coding sequence ATGCAAGAAAACACACTGGAAATAGACAAGACAGCCGTTGTGACACAGGAATTCCTCGCTTTTACCCTGGGTGATGAAGAATATGGCATCGACATCCTCAAGGTACAAGAACTGCGTGGCTATGAACCGCCAACTCGTATTGCCAATGTACCCAACTTTATCAAGGGCGTAATTAACCTGCGTGGCTTAATCATTCCTATTGTGGATATGCGCCTGAAGTTTGGGTTAGGTGATGCCAGCTATGAAGACACTACGGTGGTGGTGATACTCAACTTCCATGGTCGTATTGTAGGGATGGTGGTTGATAGCGTATCTGACGTTACTACCTTGGCACCGGATCAGATTCGCCCCGCACCGGCCATGACCAGTTCTCTGGATGAAGAGTATCTGATTGGTCTGGGGGCGTTGGATGAACGTATGCTCATCCTCATTGATATCGAAAAACTGATGGCCAGCGATGAAATGGGACTGGTGGATTGA
- a CDS encoding methyl-accepting chemotaxis protein produces MLQSLKIKNLLIAAIMLLSAILIIIGGFGLYNQSTTNDALKSVYEDRTVCIGQLDLVIRGLANTRLATTTALLEPTEANIQKQLANIDEKDAMVEKEWAAYTSTYLTPDEQKLADQFTIDRKKYLEEGLHPLVAALKDPHKLGDAIKINGDMPNLFEPLRKDVNALIQIQLDVAKALYTSSQHSYTMSKYFAISSIVLGVLMAVGFGMFLIRAISVPLEEAIRIASSVANGDLSQKVEINSSNEFGQLLQALKKMTTNLVDIVSEVRVGTESIASASAQIAAGNLDLSNRTEAQAGSLEETASAMEELTSTVKQNADNARQANQLAETASQVASKGGAVVSDVVNTMSEINDSARKIADIIGVIDGIAFQTNILALNAAVEAARAGEQGRGFAVVATEVRSLAQRSAAAAKEIKALIDDSVDKVEQGNKQAAQAGSTMNEVVNSVQRVTDIMSEISAASREQSQGIEEVNQAITQMDETTQQNAALVEQAAAAAKSLQDQAANLEGLVNQFQLSNTSSHSRLGSSPKNITPRPGQLQHRHGHPQLSAASTPFDINTAIAAHGEWKNKLRTAILQKTEVDAATLSADNCCGLGKWLYGEGKSQFGRLPEFDKVVSAHAQFHKEAGKVAYMINAEDYAKATKALDSGTAYAKASNNVSTAIMALRRSAGI; encoded by the coding sequence ATGCTACAGAGCCTGAAAATTAAAAACCTGTTAATAGCCGCTATCATGCTACTTTCTGCCATATTAATCATAATTGGTGGCTTTGGTTTATATAACCAGTCCACCACCAATGATGCGCTAAAAAGTGTCTATGAAGATAGGACTGTATGTATTGGGCAACTCGATCTGGTGATCAGAGGATTAGCAAACACTCGCCTTGCCACTACTACTGCGTTATTAGAACCTACCGAGGCTAACATACAAAAACAATTGGCTAATATCGATGAGAAGGACGCCATGGTTGAAAAGGAATGGGCTGCATACACGTCGACCTATCTAACACCCGACGAACAAAAACTGGCTGACCAATTTACCATCGACCGAAAAAAATACCTTGAGGAGGGATTGCACCCTTTAGTGGCTGCCCTAAAAGACCCACATAAATTAGGTGACGCCATCAAAATCAATGGTGATATGCCCAACCTGTTTGAACCTTTACGGAAAGATGTTAATGCCTTAATTCAAATACAACTGGATGTGGCCAAAGCCCTGTATACCTCATCACAGCACAGCTACACCATGAGCAAATATTTTGCCATTAGCAGCATTGTATTAGGGGTACTCATGGCGGTGGGCTTTGGCATGTTTTTGATTCGTGCTATTTCAGTTCCGTTGGAAGAAGCAATACGCATCGCCAGTAGCGTAGCCAACGGCGACCTGTCACAAAAAGTTGAGATCAATTCGAGCAATGAGTTTGGTCAATTATTGCAAGCACTAAAGAAGATGACCACAAATCTGGTAGATATCGTCAGCGAAGTTCGCGTCGGCACGGAATCTATCGCCTCAGCCTCAGCACAAATCGCCGCAGGTAACCTGGACTTATCGAACCGCACAGAAGCGCAGGCAGGCTCACTGGAAGAAACCGCATCAGCGATGGAAGAACTGACCAGCACCGTCAAGCAAAACGCAGACAATGCACGCCAGGCCAACCAGTTAGCAGAAACCGCATCCCAAGTGGCCAGTAAGGGTGGTGCAGTGGTATCTGATGTGGTTAACACCATGAGCGAAATTAATGACTCAGCCCGCAAGATTGCTGACATCATCGGCGTCATTGATGGCATCGCCTTCCAGACCAACATTCTCGCACTGAATGCTGCAGTTGAAGCAGCGCGTGCAGGTGAACAAGGTCGTGGCTTTGCCGTGGTTGCAACTGAAGTTCGTAGTCTTGCCCAACGCAGTGCTGCAGCAGCAAAAGAAATCAAAGCGCTGATAGATGACTCAGTAGATAAAGTTGAACAAGGTAACAAACAAGCCGCCCAGGCCGGCAGCACCATGAACGAAGTCGTCAACAGCGTTCAGCGCGTCACCGACATCATGAGTGAGATCAGTGCCGCCAGCCGTGAGCAGAGCCAAGGCATAGAAGAAGTCAATCAAGCGATTACGCAGATGGATGAAACTACTCAGCAAAATGCTGCATTGGTAGAACAGGCAGCAGCGGCAGCTAAATCCTTGCAGGATCAGGCCGCTAATCTTGAGGGATTGGTAAATCAGTTTCAACTAAGCAACACCTCATCACATAGTCGCTTGGGTTCATCTCCTAAAAATATTACCCCACGCCCAGGTCAGCTACAACATCGTCACGGGCACCCACAACTGTCCGCAGCATCAACGCCATTCGATATTAATACCGCAATTGCCGCACACGGAGAATGGAAAAACAAACTGCGTACCGCCATCCTGCAAAAAACCGAAGTAGATGCTGCCACCTTATCAGCTGACAATTGCTGTGGCTTAGGCAAATGGTTATATGGCGAAGGCAAATCACAATTTGGTCGCTTACCTGAATTTGATAAGGTAGTATCAGCACACGCGCAATTCCACAAAGAAGCCGGAAAAGTCGCTTATATGATTAATGCTGAAGATTATGCAAAAGCAACCAAGGCACTGGATTCTGGTACTGCTTATGCAAAAGCATCCAATAATGTATCAACAGCAATCATGGCACTGCGCCGTTCGGCTGGTATTTAA